From a region of the Paraburkholderia caribensis genome:
- a CDS encoding GntR family transcriptional regulator has protein sequence MSAVQAGMQRAKRDRADADGRIYQTIFEGVLNRRLTPGTKLPEPELCALFGVGRAVVRRALEKLAHDGIVVLRPNKGAVIAQPTREETREIFEARCAVERALVELAAQRASVDDIGALRRQLADEHEAMHRFDQPSWARLASEFHLRIAALAGNATLERYLTELISRCSLIVGAYEPVGNAPCEHDEHTAILDCLEARDADGAIAHMTAHLRSLEARIETSRMPGKKRLAQLLGIEPDRQTVME, from the coding sequence ATGAGTGCCGTGCAGGCGGGAATGCAGCGCGCGAAGCGCGATCGGGCGGACGCGGATGGCCGCATCTATCAAACGATCTTCGAAGGCGTGTTGAATCGCAGGCTCACGCCGGGCACCAAGCTGCCCGAGCCGGAGTTGTGCGCGCTGTTCGGCGTCGGGCGCGCGGTGGTGCGGCGCGCGCTGGAGAAGCTCGCACACGACGGCATCGTCGTCCTGCGTCCGAACAAAGGCGCTGTCATTGCACAGCCGACGCGTGAGGAAACACGCGAGATTTTCGAGGCCCGCTGCGCGGTGGAACGCGCACTGGTCGAGCTCGCAGCGCAACGCGCGAGCGTCGACGATATCGGCGCGCTGCGCAGACAGCTTGCCGACGAGCACGAGGCGATGCATCGATTCGACCAGCCTTCATGGGCGCGGCTTGCCAGCGAGTTTCATCTGCGCATCGCCGCGCTGGCGGGCAACGCGACCCTCGAACGCTACCTCACCGAACTGATTTCGCGCTGTTCGCTGATCGTCGGTGCATACGAGCCGGTCGGCAACGCGCCGTGCGAGCACGACGAACACACCGCTATTCTCGATTGTCTGGAAGCTCGCGATGCCGACGGCGCGATTGCGCATATGACCGCGCATCTCCGGAGTCTGGAGGCGCGTATCGAAACGTCGCGCATGCCTGGCAAAAAACGGCTGGCGCAGCTGCTCGGCATCGAACCCGATCGACAAACCGTGATGGAGTGA
- a CDS encoding succinylglutamate desuccinylase/aspartoacylase family protein produces MNPIRNPRNPVRSEIDFDAQGKHSGYLRLPHSVHRSAYGWLPIPIASIRNAAGPVVLVMAGNHGDEYEGQILVSELIRQLDADDVSGQLILLPTANAPAAEAGLRTSPLDDGNLNRAFPGDPSGSPTQIIAHYIEHELLARADFLLDLHSGGSSLLYHGNNMLAIDPRDEEERRQLVQALQAFGLPNAFLHAENPVHAASAARRQGALSITAEIGGGGAVNPLLLDEARRGLLHFLAHIGVLSGPLVPDAPPAVTRFLRVAGAQHYVYAYDSGIYEPLVELGQRVRAGQPAARIHFPDTPLKEPVTCHFASDGEVVCKRVPALVKRGDCLFHLADEDRSYV; encoded by the coding sequence ATGAACCCGATCCGAAATCCACGCAATCCCGTTCGCAGCGAAATCGATTTCGACGCGCAGGGCAAACATAGCGGCTATCTGCGTTTGCCTCACTCCGTGCACCGCTCGGCTTACGGCTGGCTGCCCATTCCCATCGCCTCGATACGCAACGCGGCGGGGCCTGTCGTGCTGGTCATGGCGGGCAACCACGGCGACGAATACGAAGGCCAGATTCTCGTATCCGAACTGATCCGGCAGCTCGACGCAGACGACGTCTCGGGTCAGTTGATCCTGCTGCCGACGGCCAACGCGCCTGCGGCAGAAGCAGGGTTACGCACGTCTCCACTCGATGACGGAAACCTGAACCGCGCTTTTCCGGGCGATCCTTCAGGTTCTCCGACGCAGATCATCGCGCATTACATCGAGCATGAGTTGCTGGCGCGCGCGGATTTCCTGCTGGATCTGCATTCTGGCGGCAGCTCGCTGCTCTACCACGGCAACAACATGCTCGCGATCGATCCACGCGATGAAGAGGAACGGCGCCAGTTGGTGCAGGCATTGCAGGCGTTCGGCTTGCCGAACGCGTTCCTGCACGCGGAGAATCCCGTGCATGCGGCATCGGCGGCGCGCCGTCAGGGCGCGCTCTCGATCACAGCTGAAATTGGTGGCGGTGGTGCGGTCAATCCGCTGTTGCTGGATGAAGCAAGGCGGGGTTTGCTGCATTTCCTGGCTCATATCGGCGTGCTGAGTGGTCCACTCGTTCCTGACGCGCCACCTGCCGTAACGCGCTTTCTGCGCGTGGCGGGCGCGCAGCACTACGTTTATGCCTATGACAGCGGCATATATGAACCGCTCGTCGAGTTGGGGCAGCGCGTTCGCGCCGGTCAGCCAGCAGCGCGAATCCATTTCCCCGACACGCCGCTCAAGGAGCCAGTGACCTGTCACTTCGCGAGCGATGGCGAGGTAGTCTGCAAACGCGTACCCGCTCTCGTGAAGCGAGGCGACTGCCTCTTCCATCTGGCGGACGAAGATCGCTCGTACGTTTGA
- a CDS encoding ABC transporter substrate-binding protein has translation MNDDKVAANVQQAGEETAGKGISRRTFIKGAVAAAGIAGFPYVHAQEKITLRYLGTAVNQSADIAKKFKEDTGIEIQYIPVTTDDVTKRIITQPNSFDIVDTEYFALKKLIPAGTLAGMDAKRIKLADKITPVLTKGEVDGKKIGDQGTAPKKVMFLKGARSTEFSATPTEWMTLIPTTYNADTLGIRPDLIARPVTTWADLLNPQFKGKAALLNIPAIGIMDAAMAIEAMGRVKYGDKGNMTKAEIDQTIKILIESKRAGQFRAFWRDFNESVNLMASGEVVIQSMWSPAVTKVRTMGIACKFQPLKEGYRSWASGFGFPRSLQGKKLDAAYEFVNWFQDGWAGAYLMRQGYYPGVTETARTHMQAYEWDYWMEGKPAAQDIKAPDGQLLEKAGAVRDGGSYNQRMGAIACWNAVMDENIYMVQKWNEFIAA, from the coding sequence ATGAACGACGACAAAGTGGCCGCAAACGTACAACAGGCTGGAGAAGAGACGGCAGGAAAGGGAATATCGCGCCGCACGTTCATCAAGGGCGCGGTCGCGGCTGCGGGCATCGCTGGTTTTCCGTATGTGCACGCTCAGGAGAAGATCACGTTGCGTTACCTCGGCACTGCCGTCAACCAGAGCGCCGACATTGCGAAGAAATTCAAGGAAGACACGGGCATCGAGATCCAGTACATTCCCGTCACCACCGATGACGTGACCAAACGCATCATCACGCAGCCCAATTCGTTCGATATCGTCGACACCGAGTACTTCGCGCTCAAGAAGCTGATCCCGGCGGGCACGCTCGCGGGCATGGACGCCAAACGTATCAAGCTCGCCGACAAGATCACGCCCGTGCTGACAAAGGGTGAAGTGGACGGCAAGAAGATCGGCGATCAAGGCACCGCGCCGAAGAAGGTGATGTTCCTCAAGGGCGCGCGTTCGACTGAATTCTCCGCGACGCCGACCGAGTGGATGACGCTGATCCCCACCACGTACAACGCCGACACGCTCGGCATTCGCCCCGACCTGATCGCGCGGCCCGTGACGACGTGGGCGGACCTGCTCAATCCGCAATTCAAGGGCAAGGCGGCGCTGCTCAACATTCCCGCCATCGGCATCATGGACGCGGCAATGGCCATCGAAGCGATGGGCCGCGTGAAGTACGGCGACAAGGGCAACATGACGAAAGCCGAGATCGATCAGACCATCAAGATCCTGATCGAGTCGAAGCGCGCCGGCCAGTTCCGTGCCTTCTGGCGCGACTTCAACGAGAGCGTGAACCTGATGGCGTCGGGCGAAGTCGTGATCCAGTCGATGTGGTCGCCCGCCGTCACGAAGGTCCGCACGATGGGCATCGCCTGCAAATTCCAGCCGCTGAAAGAAGGCTATCGCTCGTGGGCGTCGGGCTTCGGCTTTCCGCGCTCGCTGCAGGGCAAAAAGCTCGATGCCGCGTATGAATTCGTCAACTGGTTTCAGGACGGCTGGGCGGGCGCTTATCTGATGCGCCAGGGCTACTACCCCGGCGTCACGGAAACGGCGCGCACGCATATGCAGGCCTACGAATGGGACTACTGGATGGAAGGCAAGCCCGCAGCGCAGGACATCAAGGCGCCCGACGGCCAGCTGCTCGAAAAAGCGGGCGCCGTGCGCGACGGCGGTTCGTACAACCAGCGCATGGGCGCGATTGCGTGCTGGAATGCCGTGATGGACGAGAACATCTACATGGTGCAGAAGTGGAACGAATTCATCGCGGCATGA
- a CDS encoding ABC transporter substrate-binding protein produces MRLGLQLSSLVLAAMTGMALYVSNSALAATGFDLSPEQNGRIRTEQDPAAIKAVPASFQFVVKDTLTIGIVPAHPPISTYATDAKTVVGFDPDLAQLVADSLGRKLNVVILSWPDWPLALASGKVDAVISNVTVTEERKAKFDFSTYRRDQLGFFVKTDSAIRSIKEPKDIAGLRVITDAGTNQEKILLEWDRQNVAHGLKPIAVQYYDDDAVKSVALQSGRADAIFSVNAVLLYDAAKQGKTRQVGTVSGGWPRTAEVAVTTRKGSGLADPLTIALNDLIHKGQYHAVLDRWNLGSEAIEKASTNPPGLPRS; encoded by the coding sequence ATGAGACTGGGTCTGCAATTGTCGTCGCTCGTACTGGCCGCCATGACGGGCATGGCGTTGTATGTGAGCAATAGCGCGCTCGCCGCAACGGGTTTCGATCTGAGCCCCGAGCAGAACGGACGCATCCGCACGGAGCAGGACCCGGCGGCGATCAAGGCCGTGCCTGCGAGTTTTCAGTTCGTGGTCAAAGATACGTTGACCATCGGCATCGTGCCGGCGCATCCGCCCATCAGCACCTATGCGACGGACGCGAAAACAGTCGTTGGCTTCGATCCCGATCTCGCGCAACTCGTGGCGGATAGCCTCGGGCGCAAGCTGAACGTGGTGATTCTGTCGTGGCCCGACTGGCCGCTTGCGCTCGCCTCCGGGAAGGTCGATGCGGTGATTTCCAATGTCACGGTGACGGAAGAGCGCAAGGCCAAATTCGATTTCTCGACCTACCGCCGCGACCAGCTCGGCTTCTTCGTGAAGACGGATAGTGCAATCAGGTCGATCAAGGAACCAAAGGACATCGCAGGCCTGCGCGTGATAACCGATGCGGGCACGAATCAGGAAAAGATCCTGCTCGAATGGGATCGTCAGAATGTCGCGCATGGGCTGAAGCCGATCGCGGTGCAGTACTACGACGACGATGCCGTGAAGTCCGTCGCGCTTCAATCCGGGCGCGCGGACGCGATCTTCAGCGTCAATGCCGTTCTGTTGTACGACGCTGCGAAGCAGGGCAAGACGCGTCAGGTGGGCACCGTCAGCGGTGGTTGGCCGCGCACCGCCGAGGTGGCCGTCACGACGCGCAAAGGCAGTGGGCTCGCCGATCCGCTGACGATCGCGCTGAACGATCTCATTCACAAAGGTCAATACCACGCGGTGCTCGACCGCTGGAATCTCGGCTCCGAAGCCATCGAAAAAGCCTCGACCAATCCGCCGGGTCTGCCCAGGTCCTGA
- a CDS encoding GNAT family N-acetyltransferase: MSTIVVDTTPRDPRAKPLLDALQWEYATRYEDFRKDGGAAAAQEMSRYPAELFAPPEGAFILLIRDGETIGGGAFKRYDARTAELKRIWTRDDLRRQGLARRVVQELELRALEQGYTRVYLTTGFKQPEAWALYEKTGYAKLFDSALPPEVHVHLRFGKDLLEPHRTGTLEDLRAKDTDLATR, from the coding sequence ATGAGCACGATCGTCGTTGACACCACCCCTCGAGATCCACGCGCGAAACCATTGCTAGACGCGTTGCAGTGGGAATATGCGACGCGCTACGAGGATTTCCGCAAGGACGGAGGCGCCGCCGCCGCGCAAGAGATGTCGCGGTATCCGGCCGAACTCTTCGCGCCCCCTGAAGGCGCATTCATTCTGTTGATCCGCGATGGCGAGACGATCGGCGGCGGCGCATTCAAACGCTACGACGCACGAACGGCCGAACTCAAACGCATCTGGACGCGCGACGATTTGCGTCGTCAGGGTCTCGCGCGCCGCGTCGTCCAGGAACTGGAACTTCGCGCGCTCGAACAGGGCTACACACGCGTCTATCTGACAACCGGGTTCAAACAACCCGAAGCGTGGGCACTTTACGAAAAGACGGGTTACGCGAAGTTGTTCGATAGCGCACTGCCGCCTGAAGTGCACGTACATCTTCGCTTCGGCAAGGACCTGCTGGAACCGCATCGCACCGGCACGCTGGAAGACCTGAGAGCCAAAGACACCGATCTCGCTACCCGCTAA
- a CDS encoding ABC transporter ATP-binding protein produces MVQPASTVVHASPADIELVHVSKRYGDSLAVDAIDLRIPGGAYCCLLGPSGCGKTSTLRMIAGHESVSEGDVLIGGRNVTHEQPASRGTAMVFQSYALFPHLSALDNVAFSLKMRGVAKEARRKRAAELLELVAMSDYASRRPAQLSGGQQQRVALARALLNEPRCLLLDEPLSALDPFLRVQMRAELKRWQKELGITFVHVTHSQEEAMALADLVVVMSHGHIEQTGTPFEVFNRPRTEFVARFLGGHNVLGAKGGLFTVRADRLRIAPQGVTPGTSAGESGLSRIGGLACTVREAEYQGTHLRITLDPQDGSPALVSLMSDADYDPQRLGPNARVTVWWDEQNAHPLAA; encoded by the coding sequence ATGGTTCAGCCGGCCTCAACCGTGGTTCATGCAAGCCCCGCCGACATCGAGCTAGTACACGTTTCGAAGCGTTATGGCGATTCGCTCGCCGTCGATGCCATCGACCTGCGCATTCCCGGCGGCGCCTACTGTTGCCTGCTTGGCCCGTCGGGCTGCGGCAAGACATCGACGCTGCGCATGATCGCGGGTCACGAGTCGGTTTCCGAAGGCGACGTGCTGATCGGCGGGCGCAACGTGACACATGAGCAGCCCGCCTCGCGCGGCACGGCCATGGTGTTTCAGAGCTATGCGCTGTTCCCGCATCTGTCCGCGCTCGACAACGTCGCGTTCAGTCTCAAGATGCGCGGCGTCGCCAAAGAGGCGCGCAGAAAGCGCGCGGCCGAACTGCTCGAACTCGTCGCGATGTCGGACTACGCGAGCCGCCGGCCCGCACAGCTTTCGGGCGGCCAGCAGCAGCGCGTCGCGCTCGCTCGCGCGTTGCTCAACGAGCCGCGCTGCCTGCTGCTCGACGAACCGCTGTCCGCGCTCGATCCGTTCCTGCGCGTGCAGATGCGCGCCGAACTCAAGCGCTGGCAAAAGGAACTCGGGATTACTTTCGTCCACGTCACCCATTCGCAGGAAGAAGCGATGGCACTCGCCGATCTCGTGGTGGTGATGAGTCACGGTCATATCGAACAGACAGGCACGCCGTTCGAAGTCTTCAACCGGCCGCGCACGGAGTTCGTCGCGCGCTTTCTGGGCGGCCATAACGTGCTTGGCGCGAAGGGCGGTCTCTTCACCGTGCGCGCCGACCGCTTGCGCATTGCGCCGCAAGGCGTCACGCCGGGCACGAGTGCGGGCGAAAGCGGCTTGAGCCGCATCGGCGGCCTCGCCTGCACGGTGCGGGAAGCCGAATATCAAGGCACGCACTTGCGCATCACGCTCGATCCGCAGGACGGCTCACCCGCACTCGTGTCCCTGATGAGCGACGCCGACTACGATCCGCAACGCCTCGGCCCGAATGCGCGCGTGACGGTCTGGTGGGACGAGCAGAACGCCCATCCGCTGGCGGCCTAG
- a CDS encoding polysaccharide deacetylase family protein: MNDFKREPSSSFDSPKTHGRFGYQPIHEGEAYHWPNGARLAVYLGFNLEHFAFGEGLGAALGPLSPQPDVLNYSWREYGNRVGAWRCIELFDSFDMPAGTLVNTSLYDHCPELVDACVARGDELIAHGHTNAQRQSDLDEDGERALLAHCRSRMYEQSGAEPAGWLSPWISESHRTPDLLAETGYCYTLNWCHDDRPVRMQTNGGPLWSIPYPQELNDLPMIMARQMDMRDFADMIIDQFDEMLEQTQRACTAPPLVMGIALHPYIVGQPYRLRHLRRALAHIDSVRDDIWLTTPGAIARHADEAVPVAAQAA, from the coding sequence ATGAACGACTTCAAGCGCGAGCCGTCCAGTTCATTCGATTCACCGAAAACACATGGCCGCTTCGGCTATCAGCCGATTCATGAAGGCGAGGCGTACCACTGGCCGAACGGCGCGCGGCTCGCGGTCTACCTCGGCTTCAACCTGGAGCACTTCGCGTTCGGCGAGGGACTGGGCGCGGCGCTAGGGCCGCTGTCTCCGCAGCCCGATGTGCTGAACTACAGCTGGCGCGAGTACGGCAATCGCGTCGGTGCCTGGCGCTGCATCGAACTGTTCGATTCGTTTGACATGCCGGCGGGCACGCTCGTCAACACGTCGCTTTACGATCACTGCCCGGAACTCGTCGATGCCTGTGTCGCGCGCGGCGACGAACTGATCGCGCACGGTCACACCAACGCGCAGCGCCAGAGCGATCTCGACGAGGACGGCGAACGCGCGCTGCTGGCCCATTGCCGCTCGCGCATGTACGAGCAGTCGGGCGCGGAGCCGGCGGGATGGCTGTCGCCATGGATCTCCGAGTCGCACCGCACGCCGGACCTGCTCGCCGAGACGGGGTATTGCTACACGCTCAACTGGTGCCACGACGACCGGCCCGTGCGTATGCAAACGAACGGCGGGCCGCTGTGGTCGATTCCATATCCCCAGGAGCTGAACGATCTGCCGATGATCATGGCGCGGCAGATGGACATGCGCGATTTCGCGGACATGATCATCGACCAGTTCGACGAGATGCTCGAGCAAACGCAGCGCGCGTGCACTGCGCCGCCGCTTGTCATGGGCATCGCGCTGCATCCGTACATCGTCGGGCAGCCGTACCGGTTGCGGCACTTGCGGCGCGCGCTCGCCCATATCGACAGTGTGCGCGACGACATCTGGCTCACCACGCCGGGCGCCATCGCGCGCCATGCCGACGAGGCCGTGCCCGTAGCGGCGCAAGCCGCATGA
- a CDS encoding LLM class flavin-dependent oxidoreductase: protein MSTRNIPFGIMLQGAGSHMNSWKHPGGPADASVNLDFFIKTVQKAEAHGIAFAFVADGLYINDKSIPHFLNRFEPISILSALATVTSKIGLAGTVSTSYSDPFTVARQFASLDLISGGRAGWNVVTTPLEGTAKNYGGSHPEHALRYEIADEYLEVTQGLWDSWEDDAFVRDRENGVFFDKTKLHTLDHKGKFFQVAGPLNIRRSAQGQPVIFQAGSSDAGIALAGKYADAVFTHSVSIEETRRFAQRVKDSAVEHGRSRDDVKIFPGISPIVGATREEAEAKYRAIRELLTIDEALAYLGRYFDHHDFTQYPLDAPFPELGEIGKNSFRSTTDRIKAKARENNSTLREVALEVATPRTHFLGTPAQIADELIRWIDAGAADGFILGFAVQAQGLDDFVRYVIPELEQRERYQRALTGVTLRDQLGLPRKQSRYALADVA, encoded by the coding sequence ATGAGCACGCGCAACATTCCATTCGGCATCATGCTGCAAGGCGCTGGCAGCCACATGAATTCGTGGAAGCACCCAGGCGGCCCCGCCGATGCGAGTGTCAATCTCGACTTCTTCATCAAGACCGTGCAAAAGGCGGAGGCGCATGGCATCGCGTTCGCGTTCGTCGCGGATGGACTCTACATCAACGATAAGTCGATTCCTCACTTCCTCAACCGGTTCGAGCCCATTTCGATTCTTTCGGCGCTTGCCACGGTCACGTCGAAGATCGGGCTGGCGGGCACCGTGTCGACCTCGTACAGCGATCCCTTTACCGTCGCGCGGCAGTTCGCCTCGCTCGATCTGATCAGCGGCGGGCGCGCGGGGTGGAACGTCGTGACGACGCCGCTCGAAGGCACGGCGAAGAACTATGGCGGCTCGCATCCCGAGCATGCGCTGCGCTATGAAATCGCGGATGAATACCTCGAAGTGACGCAGGGCCTCTGGGATAGCTGGGAGGATGATGCGTTCGTGCGTGATCGCGAAAACGGCGTGTTCTTCGACAAGACGAAGTTGCACACACTCGATCACAAGGGCAAGTTCTTCCAGGTTGCGGGACCGCTCAATATCCGGCGCTCTGCGCAAGGACAGCCGGTCATATTCCAGGCGGGTTCATCGGATGCAGGCATTGCGCTCGCGGGCAAGTATGCGGACGCCGTCTTCACGCATTCGGTGTCGATCGAAGAAACAAGGCGCTTTGCACAACGTGTAAAGGATAGTGCCGTCGAACATGGCCGGAGCCGCGACGACGTGAAGATCTTCCCCGGCATCAGTCCGATCGTCGGGGCGACGCGCGAGGAGGCCGAGGCAAAGTACCGTGCAATCCGCGAACTGCTGACGATCGACGAAGCGCTTGCCTATCTGGGCCGATACTTCGACCATCACGACTTCACGCAGTATCCGCTCGACGCGCCATTTCCCGAACTGGGGGAGATCGGCAAGAACAGTTTCCGTTCGACGACGGACCGCATCAAGGCAAAGGCCCGCGAGAATAACTCGACGCTGCGCGAAGTCGCGCTCGAAGTGGCCACGCCGCGAACCCACTTTCTCGGCACGCCCGCGCAGATTGCCGATGAGCTGATCCGCTGGATCGACGCTGGCGCCGCCGATGGCTTCATCCTTGGTTTTGCGGTGCAAGCGCAGGGTCTCGACGACTTCGTGCGCTACGTGATCCCTGAACTCGAACAGCGCGAGCGCTACCAGCGCGCGCTGACGGGCGTGACGCTGCGCGATCAGCTCGGCTTGCCGCGCAAGCAAAGCCGCTACGCGCTTGCCGACGTGGCTTGA
- a CDS encoding flavin reductase family protein, with protein MEIDFEAITEYQRYKLMASLIVPRPIALVTTLGVDGTVNAAPFSMFNMLGEEPPIVMISINRLADGTLKDTAVNIPREKEFVVHLADEAIAQQMHRCGERFASTVSELDEVGFTALPSTRIKPPRIAQAPVAFECELWETLETASRHIFIGKVLVLHARDELIDRDAWRVRLQHYFPVGRFGASDYVTTRDRFEL; from the coding sequence ATGGAAATCGACTTCGAAGCGATCACCGAGTACCAGCGCTACAAGCTGATGGCGAGCCTGATCGTGCCGCGCCCCATCGCGCTCGTGACCACGCTCGGCGTTGACGGCACGGTGAATGCCGCGCCGTTCTCGATGTTCAACATGCTGGGCGAGGAGCCGCCCATTGTGATGATCAGTATCAACCGGCTGGCGGACGGCACGCTGAAGGACACGGCAGTGAACATTCCGCGCGAAAAGGAGTTCGTCGTGCATCTTGCCGACGAGGCGATCGCACAGCAGATGCATCGTTGCGGCGAGCGCTTTGCGTCGACCGTCAGCGAGCTCGACGAAGTGGGCTTCACCGCGCTGCCGTCGACGCGCATCAAGCCGCCGCGTATCGCGCAGGCGCCCGTTGCGTTCGAATGCGAGCTTTGGGAGACGCTTGAAACAGCGAGCCGGCATATCTTCATCGGCAAGGTGCTGGTGCTGCACGCGCGGGACGAACTGATCGATCGCGACGCGTGGCGTGTCAGATTGCAGCATTACTTTCCCGTGGGCCGGTTCGGCGCAAGCGACTATGTGACGACGCGGGATCGATTCGAGCTTTGA
- a CDS encoding LLM class flavin-dependent oxidoreductase: MTYSISLLDKSPIADGATAKDALQFTVQLAKRAETLGFKRFWIAEHHGSPGLASSAPEIVVSHVLAHTSRIRVGSGGVMLQHYSPFKVAETFKVLAALGPGRVDLGVGKAPGGLPFTTRALQWRHDKANRADFETQLALLNAFLDWGVDEEHPLAGAIALPIPPESAERILLGGSPDSAALAARHGWQFCYAGHFNGDEANIERSLQTYRDATGRAPLLALYAVAAPTDEEARRLVGPLRIFRLQLATGQCVNLGTAEAATEFARQTGASDYRIDERRPHVIKGSADEVRRQLDALSERYGIEEFVIDSPLQSYPERLRSVELLGSTIAPVRARPSLPNLTN; encoded by the coding sequence ATGACCTATTCGATTTCCTTGCTCGACAAGAGTCCGATCGCCGACGGCGCCACGGCGAAGGACGCCTTGCAATTCACCGTGCAGCTCGCAAAGCGAGCCGAAACGCTTGGGTTCAAGCGATTCTGGATCGCCGAGCATCACGGCTCGCCAGGGCTCGCGAGTTCGGCGCCTGAGATCGTCGTCTCGCATGTGCTTGCGCACACGTCGCGCATCCGCGTCGGCTCGGGCGGCGTGATGTTGCAGCACTACAGCCCTTTCAAGGTCGCGGAGACGTTCAAGGTGCTGGCGGCATTGGGCCCGGGGCGGGTCGATCTGGGCGTCGGCAAGGCACCCGGTGGACTACCGTTCACCACGCGCGCATTGCAGTGGCGGCACGACAAGGCGAACCGGGCGGACTTCGAAACGCAACTCGCGCTATTGAATGCGTTCCTCGACTGGGGCGTCGACGAAGAGCATCCGCTTGCGGGCGCGATTGCGTTGCCGATTCCACCCGAGTCGGCTGAACGCATTCTGCTCGGCGGCAGCCCGGATAGTGCTGCATTGGCGGCGCGGCATGGATGGCAATTCTGTTATGCCGGGCACTTCAATGGCGACGAGGCGAATATCGAGCGCTCGCTGCAGACGTACCGCGATGCGACGGGGCGGGCGCCATTGCTCGCGCTTTATGCCGTCGCCGCGCCGACGGACGAAGAAGCGCGGCGACTGGTCGGTCCGTTGCGTATCTTCAGGCTGCAACTCGCTACGGGCCAATGCGTGAATCTCGGTACGGCGGAAGCGGCAACGGAATTTGCGAGGCAAACGGGTGCGAGCGACTACCGGATCGACGAACGACGTCCGCATGTCATCAAGGGAAGCGCCGATGAAGTGCGGCGGCAACTCGATGCATTGAGCGAACGCTATGGCATCGAAGAGTTCGTCATCGATTCGCCGCTGCAAAGCTATCCGGAGCGTCTGAGATCGGTCGAACTGCTCGGCAGTACGATCGCGCCTGTGCGCGCTCGACCCTCCCTTCCGAACCTCACGAACTGA
- a CDS encoding ABC transporter permease: protein MASVEYLQQAKQPAVRHRRVSAWLQATPLTVTFALFFIVPLVITLIVSFWDFNEYQIIPAFTLKNYAAIFDGCTSFTDVCVTFKTYWSTLKFCAMVWAVTLVLGFTIAYFLAFHVRTTAMQTVLFLVCTIPFWTSNVIRMISWIPLLGRNGLVNQALMSAHLVDQPLEWLLYSNFSVVLAFVHLYTFFMIVPIFNAMMRIDRSLLEAARDGGASGWQVIRDVVLPLSKTGIVIGSIFVVTIVMGDFLTVGVMGGQQIASVGKIIQVQTGYLQFPAAAANAIILLAVVLMIVWALTRAVDIRKEL, encoded by the coding sequence ATGGCCTCGGTCGAGTATCTCCAGCAGGCAAAGCAACCGGCCGTGCGCCATCGACGTGTGAGCGCGTGGCTGCAAGCCACGCCGCTCACGGTGACGTTCGCGTTGTTCTTTATCGTGCCGCTCGTGATCACGTTGATCGTCAGCTTCTGGGACTTCAATGAGTATCAGATCATTCCGGCGTTCACGCTGAAGAACTACGCGGCGATCTTCGACGGGTGCACGTCGTTCACGGACGTGTGCGTCACCTTCAAGACTTATTGGTCCACGCTGAAATTCTGCGCGATGGTCTGGGCCGTGACGCTCGTGCTCGGCTTCACGATCGCCTATTTCCTCGCGTTCCATGTACGCACGACAGCGATGCAAACCGTCCTGTTTCTGGTCTGCACGATTCCGTTCTGGACGTCCAACGTGATCCGCATGATCTCGTGGATTCCGCTGCTCGGACGCAACGGGCTTGTCAATCAGGCGCTCATGTCGGCGCATTTGGTCGACCAGCCGCTCGAATGGCTGCTGTATTCGAACTTCTCCGTCGTGCTGGCGTTCGTGCATCTGTATACGTTCTTCATGATCGTGCCCATCTTCAACGCAATGATGCGTATCGACCGGTCGCTGCTCGAAGCCGCGCGCGACGGCGGGGCGAGCGGCTGGCAGGTGATCCGCGACGTCGTGTTGCCGCTATCGAAAACGGGCATCGTGATCGGCTCGATCTTCGTCGTCACGATCGTGATGGGCGATTTCCTCACGGTGGGCGTGATGGGCGGGCAGCAGATCGCGTCGGTCGGCAAGATCATTCAGGTGCAGACAGGCTATCTGCAATTTCCCGCCGCTGCCGCCAATGCGATCATTCTGCTTGCGGTGGTGCTCATGATCGTGTGGGCGCTGACGCGCGCCGTCGACATCAGAAAGGAACTCTGA